The DNA window CTTTAATAATCATATCTGCTTTTTCATAAATTGATTTTGCGGTAACAACTATTTTAGCGCCGGCTTTCTCATATTCAGAATCCGGAATCGCGCTAGCTAATCCCGCATCTTTTTGTACATACACTTTATGTCCGGCTTCGACTAAATATTCAACTCCAGCAGGAATCATCCCACAACGATATTCGTTTTCTTTAATTTCTTTCGGAATACCAATAATCATAAAATCCCTCCTTTTATAGCGACTAATTACAGCGACACAAATCCGGTTAAAGGATTTTAATAACGGCAATCATCGTAAATCCAATTATTATTATCGCAGGTATTCGCTTTTTTCTGCTAATAGACTAACCGAAAATGAACGAAACCGTCAATAGAAATCTCATTTATGACTACTATGTATACTATACGTTTAGCCACTTTGAACCATCAAGACCTTTTGTACCCATCTACCGACCTTATATTTTCCTTAAATACATTTTGCATAGTTCGGTATCTCTGGCGGAAAACTCAATATTGCCCAACCAGGCGCGCTAATTTATAGATGCTTCGCTTGCTGTTGCGTTCTTATTTCATCTTGCGTTAAGATATTTAACGAAATATTTTCAAAACCATGTTTTGGTATGTTGCTTCATTTCACTATCTCGCCAATATAAAAGGAATCAAATATGAACGTTCTGCCAACCGGACCGTTACCTAATAAGCGCAGCATTAAAACCTACTATAAAGATATGGCGCGATGGAATTTCGATATTGCCTATGCAGGATACTATGCATTTCCTTGGAAAGAAACTGTTGGGAAACTGAAATCGTTCTATTTAGAGTTCACAAAAGAAGCACATCATCGAAATATGCCAGCAATCATTCAAATTCAGTCAACAGTTGCGTTCCTCGATGATATTCCACTGACAGAAGCACAGTTTTATCTGGATAATACTCCGCATATGTATGCCCATTTTTCTGAATGGGGTTTAAAAAACTTTTTTGCTTCGTTTGCTTCCGAGATATGGTTAACCTACCTTCAGAAGCTTACCAAATTATTTATTCAGGAATATAAATTTGATTGGATAGTTTTCGAGGAACCGATGTATATTGTTGATATTCCAGGAACGAAAGACCGGTTCTACTCGGTATTCAAACAAAAATATCCAAACCTGCCCTATCCAACCAAACATTTAGAAACAGTAGGGTATGTTAAAGTTCAAGAATTGAAACAGGAAATCCAATTGCAGTTTTATAGCCGGTTAACGAAATACGCTAAGAAAATTGGCGCAAAAAAAGTTGGAATCATGCCTTGGTTCTTTTCGCCAACGCACGAAAATACCCCGACCGAAACATTTCATACCGCATGTAGTACTGGACGAATGGTAATGCTTCCGAGTCTTGATTTTGTTGTTGTCCGCATGCAACCGGATAATATTTATGCGGACGCAATGTTGAATACTTCTGGTGAAGCACTTCCGCGATTATATTATTTAGAAAGCCTTGCCCATTCATTGGGCAAACCGGTTATCGTTGTTAATAACCCAACAAACGAACATCCTACTCCCCAATATCCATCAGAACGACTCATTCCGGTAGATTATTTCAAACGATGCACATTAGCGATCGCTGCTTCAGCACCAAATGGGATAACCCGACATTGGTATGGCAAACATTATGAGCAGGAAAAGAACCAGATGGAACTATATACCTCGGTAAACGAAATTTTACCTCGGCTGGGATACCCGCAGTCAGCGTTTGCTTTTGTTTATAGCCATCGCGCACATTGGCATACACTTCCCTTAAAACCGTTTGAAGTTTGGAAAAACTATTGGCATATTGCACGTGCTTTACTATTTGACTATAAATTCCCAATTCATACATTCTATGCAGAAACAATTGCAGAATGTTTAAAACTGAATCCGCAGGTGCAGGTGCTAATATTCGACGAATATTTCCCATTGACTAAAGAAGAAGTGCTTATCGTAGAACAATGGTGGAATGCGCAACCGAATCGTATGCTGATATACTTCGGTTCGGGTAACGGTTACTCCCCTCACAGTAACCGTATCGGGTTACATCCCGATATTCTCGAAGCACCATATATCTTAGGATTATTTGGGATAACTCCACCGGTTACGATAAAAACGAAACAAGGTATTTCTCGATTTATCGAACCAGAAATAACTGATTTTGGAATTGATTTAACCTTTACTGGAACAAGTTTCACCCAAGATGGATTCTGGGGAAAAGAATTAAATATTGCTGCTCCACAAGTTGCGAAAGTCGAACTTGCTGATACAATGAATACCGAAATTTTCTATACTGGAACCGGAAATCTGCCAGTCGTAACAATGCGAACAAATGAGATTAAGAATAAAGCGATGTTTGTTGGATTAAGTCTTTTGTGGGAACGGGGTTTACCGCCGTTACGTGAACTAATCCGGTATGTCAATAATCGGTTAAATTTACATCGGTGGGTAACAAATATGTCTGAAGGTATCCTCTGGTCTCGAAATAAGTGGAATTACCTCATCCTATCAAATATCGAGAATGAACCCGGCATGGCTACGGTTCAACTGCCAAACTACGGCAAGCTATGGGATGTTAGAACGCGACGATTTATGGTAGAAGAAACTCAGCGGAGTGAAAATATCCAGAAAACGCATGTTGATATACCGGGGTATGACTTCCGTGTGTTCCGCTATGTAGATTATTATGACCAAGTGATTGATATTTATGGAATGACTTCCGTAACCGAATTTGTTTCGGAAAATAAACAGACTTCGATTCAATTATTCACAAAACAACCGGTAACTTTGATTCTGAAATCTAAACCAAAATCGGTTACTATAGACCATAAGTCTACCCGCCCAAAAATTATACCTTTCGCTACCTTCCTTGAATGCACAATTCCCTGTAAACCCGGTGAGCATAATATCATACTTAAGTGGTAATAGCCAAAATATATCTGAAATTAAAATTCTACAATCAATTTTCTACAATCGGGACTAGTCATCACGAAGAATGCAGGAATAAGCCCCTAGTGTTAGTTCGAGTGAACAATGACTCAGTAATTGTTCGATTTTAATCCAAATCAATTATAAAACGGTCTCTTATTTTTTCACAAATGAACTTTCAGTAATGGTTTGGTTTCCGCTGGCATCGATAGCTAAAACTTCAAACATGTGTTTTCCATGTTTTAGCGTCCTGAAGTATTCTTCCGGAACTTTTATACTTCTACACGATGCTGGTAAAGTAACTTGGAACGATCCGACGATAACCTGATACCCAACAATTTCAATTCGTTCTTCCGGAAAACCTTTCGCTGGGGCAGTAACCGGTTCCCAACTAATCGTCAGTGAGTTTACCCCATTTTGTACCGCTGAAACTTTCGGACCTGCGGGAACAGCATGCGATAATTGCACCATACTTTCCAGTCGGGTTCCACTTATTGTCGTCCCTATAAACTTGTATTTGCCTTTCGGAAACTGTGCTAGGAGTTCTTGAAGTGGAACTTCTGTCAGTGGCGGTTCTGCACCTTCGAAAGACATCTCGGTTAAACCATATTTTTTGAATCCTTCTTTAGTGGCAACCTCAAAAATTTTTTGTCCGTTCGGATGGATTATACTGAGTGTATTCCAGTCCTCCGCATCAAGGAAGACGTGAACACCCAAATCGTTGTCGGTTGAGTTATATTCGAAAAAAATTCTGGCTTCAGCAAATTGCGCTGCGTAAACAGGAACAACAGTAACAGTAGCACTGACCATAATCACCATAACTCCTATGACTATGGTTAACCAAGACACAATATTACTCGATTTTGTTTTCATTACATTCACCTTTTTTAAAATTGAAGTTGCTAGTTAAAATTAATTTTGTTATTTTATATTATAGTATGAATAATTTGATTTTGAATACAAAAAAGTTGATTTTTATTTAAAAATTCATCAACTACCCTACACTCCGTTAAATCGGTAGTTTTGACTTTAAGCACGGGGAAGTAGTGGAGAGAGATGAGAATTGAACGGTTCAATTCTCATCTCACACCGTTCTAAGAACAATTTTGAACTCGGAATCATCAATCCGTTCAAAAATGAATAATTCAAGAAAGTTTCTGAATTCTTTTCTCTTTTATTCTTATATTGGTTAAAGAATCAGTTGGTGAAATTCGCTATTTCATTATGATTAGTAAAATGAAGAGTTTATACGTATGGGAGAAGTTAGCCCATGGTATACTAAATTCAAGACTGATGGATGGAATTCATCGAATAGGATAAAAACAAATTGCTAGTTCTTTTTTTTTTTGTCCAATATTAGTATCTCTAATATCTGGGTATAAACATCATTATTTAACACCTAGGTAAATAGTCGTTATCCCCGCTGTAACTGAACGATACCTGACCTTATTCCAACCGGAATCAATAAGTATCTGGCTAACCTGTTTGTGGTCGTAGAATTCTTGAATTGTTTTCGCTAAATACGAATAAGCGGTTTTATCTTTCGAAATTACTCTACCAAGAGTAGGAAGATACCAATGTAAATAAACGTAATAAAAAAGATAAATAACCCGGTTTTTCGGGCGGGTTAATTCTAATGCAACTATTTTCCCACCAGGTTTAGTTACCCGCCGAATTTCGTTAAATAATTTCGCTAAATCTGATATATTCCTTAATCCAAAAGCGATCGTGACACAATCGAACGTATTATCCTGAAACGGAATTTCGAGTGCATCCGCCTGAATAAAACTAACCCTATTTCGGGGTTCGGAGTTTGGAATTTGTTGGCATTGTGTTGCTTTTTTAGCGATGGCTAACATCTCGTAACAAAAATCGAGTCCGATAATTAACTTCGCTGGGGATTGCGTTGAAAAAGCATACGCCAGTTTCCCGGTTCCCGTGCATACATCAAGGACATAACTTGCTGGCTGAATATCAGCTTCGCGAACGACTCGTTTCCGCCATCGTTTATCCTGATTGAAACTCAAAATAGTATTCAGTAAATCATAGGTAGGCGCAATCGATGAAAATAAACTGCGAACATATTTCTCTTTATCATTCATAGGTTAACTACTGAAACTGCTGAATTGCGTAATTTAAAATTTAGCATTTAGCATTTTAAATTTGCAATTTACATTGCTAATTTTTACAATTTAAAATGCGTTTCCCTTAGAAGTATCTCAGTATCTCGTATTTGCTATTTCGTTGCGCTGGGATTTTCCCAGCATTTCTGATTAAGTGAACCAACTCATCGACAGAAGTTTTATATCGCACGCCGGTTGCATCTACCACTTTCTCTTCCATCAGGATACCGCCGAAATCATTCGCTCCGAAAGATAACGTTACCTGCGCAAGTTTCGTTCCTTCAGTCACCCACCCTGCATGAATGTTTTTAACGTTATCCAACATAATCCGAGCAATAGCAACGGTTTTAAGATAATCGATACCTCCTGCCATCGCTATATGCGACAATTTCGTCCGATGCGGAGAAAATGTCCAAGGGATAAATGCGCGGAATCCACCGGTTTTATCCTGCAATTCGCGAATGCGGAGCATATGTTCAATCCGTTCTTCTAATGTTTCAATGATACCGAATGTCATCGTTGCAGTCGTCTCCATACCAATACTATGCGCTGTTTCCATACATTCCAGCCATTGTTGGGTAGATATTTTATGCGGACTGATAATCTGGCGAACTCGGTCAACTAAAATTTCCGCTGCTCCGGGTAACGAATCTAATCCTGCGGATTGAAGTTCGAGTAGCACCTGTTTTATAGACAATCCAGTTTTTTTAGCTAGATGATATATTTCCGGAACGGATAACGAATGTAAATATATCTGCGGATAATGCGATTTGATATCGTGTAATAGTCTCGTATAATAATCGAGAGATAATTCCGGATGGAGTCCTCCCTGCAGCATCACTTGCGTTCCACCAAGTTGAACTAATTCTTCAATTTTCGCTAGCACTTCTTCGTTGCTTAAAACAAACGCTTCGTCACTATTCGGAGTTACATAGAACGCACAGAAATTACATTGGCAATAGCAGACGTTAGTAAACGTTATATTCCGGTCGATAATAAAGGTGACAATATCTTTCGGATGAAACTGTTTACGTCGGATATCAGCGATTTTACCAAGCGAAATTAAATCTGCTGTATATAATAAGCAACCCTCTTCTTGATTCAACCGTTCACCTTGATACGCTTTTTCTAAAATAGAATCAACATTCATTATATATATCTAACTATACTTATATCAATTATCGATAAACTTCAGTTCTTTGCATTCAGGACAAAGATTTAACTTCGCTGCTTGTTCATAATAGAACAACAATGCCTTGATCATCTGTTCATTCAAATCATATCCTAGTCGAGTATAATAGTCATGCATATCAGTAGCAGAATTCGGTATAGTTCGTTCTGCAACTTCTGCTACTTGCACCAGATGCGATAAACCATATCCTAGTGATTCTTTTAAAGCGCGCGTTATTTCATTTACCTGCTGCATATTTCGTTCTGCAAATTCTTTTCTAACCGCCCAGACGACGAATACTACCGGATACCCACAGTATTCCTGCCAGAGTTTACCTAAATCATATTGATAAAGACTATCGGGAAAAGGTTCAGCTAACGTATCGTCTCCGATTAATAACGCAGCATCGGAGTTAGACAACATATCTTTGAGATTCGGTTGCATCACCAGATATTCTGGTTGCAGATTGAAATCCAGCGATAAAATGATTTTTAATAAAACTTGTGAAGTTGCACTCGCACTGCTTAATGCGATTTTTCTTCTATCGAGTTGTTCAATCGGTATTTTACTAATTAACATCACGCTTTTAACCAATTCAACTGAATTAAGGCATAAATGCGGAATTAAGAGATAATCCTCCTGATGCCAAGCATATTCAATCGCTGATATCGGACTTAGATCAAGCTTACCCTCCGCTAACCATTGATTCAATTCTGCCGGAATGCCGGTAACCAAATCCGCATTGAATGGAATTATCCCCGACTCAATACCATAATATACGGGCAACGAATTTACATAAACCAATCTACCTACTTTTGGTTTCATAAGACTGCTTGAATATCGGATTTCGGATATAGGAATTTATTTAACATGTGGATTTTGGATTTGGAATTTAATTTAGATATCGGCTATCCGTTTCGACTGCTACCCTACCCGCTTCGTGAATTAATTTAATTAATGCCGGTTTATCCAGATATTCCTGCACTTCCGCACCAGCTGCATGAACGATTTTCTCTTCAACCGAAGTCCCGCCCAAATCATCCGCACCGAAACATAACGCAGTTTGAGCCATTTTCGGTCCCAGATACATCCATAACGCTTTAATATGGTTAAAATTATCTAGCAGGATTCGACTAACGGCGATAACTTTCAAATCATCATATCCCGTCGTTCCGGTTACTCCAGACAATCGGGTATATTTTGGATGGAAAGCAAGTGGAACGAAACATTGGAATCCGCCGGTTTTATCTTGTAACTCACGTAATGCTAG is part of the bacterium genome and encodes:
- the ubiE gene encoding bifunctional demethylmenaquinone methyltransferase/2-methoxy-6-polyprenyl-1,4-benzoquinol methylase UbiE, which codes for MNDKEKYVRSLFSSIAPTYDLLNTILSFNQDKRWRKRVVREADIQPASYVLDVCTGTGKLAYAFSTQSPAKLIIGLDFCYEMLAIAKKATQCQQIPNSEPRNRVSFIQADALEIPFQDNTFDCVTIAFGLRNISDLAKLFNEIRRVTKPGGKIVALELTRPKNRVIYLFYYVYLHWYLPTLGRVISKDKTAYSYLAKTIQEFYDHKQVSQILIDSGWNKVRYRSVTAGITTIYLGVK
- the mqnC gene encoding dehypoxanthine futalosine cyclase; translated protein: MNVDSILEKAYQGERLNQEEGCLLYTADLISLGKIADIRRKQFHPKDIVTFIIDRNITFTNVCYCQCNFCAFYVTPNSDEAFVLSNEEVLAKIEELVQLGGTQVMLQGGLHPELSLDYYTRLLHDIKSHYPQIYLHSLSVPEIYHLAKKTGLSIKQVLLELQSAGLDSLPGAAEILVDRVRQIISPHKISTQQWLECMETAHSIGMETTATMTFGIIETLEERIEHMLRIRELQDKTGGFRAFIPWTFSPHRTKLSHIAMAGGIDYLKTVAIARIMLDNVKNIHAGWVTEGTKLAQVTLSFGANDFGGILMEEKVVDATGVRYKTSVDELVHLIRNAGKIPAQRNSKYEILRYF
- a CDS encoding menaquinone biosynthesis protein, encoding MKPKVGRLVYVNSLPVYYGIESGIIPFNADLVTGIPAELNQWLAEGKLDLSPISAIEYAWHQEDYLLIPHLCLNSVELVKSVMLISKIPIEQLDRRKIALSSASATSQVLLKIILSLDFNLQPEYLVMQPNLKDMLSNSDAALLIGDDTLAEPFPDSLYQYDLGKLWQEYCGYPVVFVVWAVRKEFAERNMQQVNEITRALKESLGYGLSHLVQVAEVAERTIPNSATDMHDYYTRLGYDLNEQMIKALLFYYEQAAKLNLCPECKELKFIDN